TTCCTGAAATTTACCTGACCCATATTGTCCCCAATCTTTCTGCAGGAAAGATTCTTGTTTTTGCCCATGGTTTCGTTATTCATTACAAGCTTGTTGTTCCTCCGCCTGATGTAGACGTTATTCTTGTGGCTCCAAAAGGTCCTGGTCATATTGTCAGGAGGGAATATGTCCAGGGAAGAGGGGTTCCTTCATTGATCGCAGTTTTTCAGGATAAGAGCGGGAAGGCAAAAGATATCGCTTTGGCGTGGGCAAAGGGTATAGGTTCAACTCGAGTGGGTGTCATTGAGACGACTTTCAGGGAAGAAACGGAGACGGATCTTTTCGGTGAACAGGCTGTTTTGTGCGGTGGACTCACATCTTTGATTACTGCTGGCTTTGAAACATTAGTAAGCAGTGGATACTCTCCTGAAATGGCTTATTTCGAATGTCTTCATGAAATGAAACTGATTGTTGATTTAATCTATGAGTCGGGAATATCTGGAATGAGGTTTTCCATATCGGAAACCGCCAAATGGGGAGATCTGACTGTGGGTCCTAAAATCATTGATGGTCATGTTAGAGAGAGTATGAAAAAGGTTCTAGAAGATATTCAAAACGGACAATTTGCTCAGCAATGGATTGAAGAAGTCAAAGCGGGTAAACCGAATTACAAGAAATTACTTGAGGAAGGGGCTGCGCATCAAATTGAAAAAGTGGGTGCAGAAATCCGCGCCCTTTTCCCTTGGCTTAAGAAAAGGAATCTTCAAGGTGTACAAGCTGCTTATGAAAGCTGCTAAAGGACCAGTAAACAATTGGAAATGACGCAAAATCGGCTTATTATCTTTGATACCACCTTAAGGGATGGTGAACAATGCCCAGGAGCCAGTATGACTTCCAGGCAGAAACTGGAAGTAGCCAAGCAATTAGCGCGGCTGGGTGTCGATGTGATTGAGGCAGGGTTCCCGGTTATAAGCCAGGGCGACTTCGAATCGGTGCGTGAAATTGCAACCCAGGTCAAAGGACCCAAGATTTGTGGCCTTGCTAGGTGTTTGCCTAAGGATATAGAAGCTGCAGCTTCAGCATTGGAAGCTGCAGGAGAAGCAGCCAGGATCCATGTTTTTCTTGCTACCTCTCAAATCCACCGAAAATACAAACTCG
The DNA window shown above is from Methylacidiphilum caldifontis and carries:
- the ilvC gene encoding ketol-acid reductoisomerase, which encodes MTKTVFLDQDADLSFLKDKTIGVIGFGSQGHAHALNLKESGLNVVIGLYPQSKSIEVARKYGFEILTNDELAKKADILFFAAPDLAIPEIYLTHIVPNLSAGKILVFAHGFVIHYKLVVPPPDVDVILVAPKGPGHIVRREYVQGRGVPSLIAVFQDKSGKAKDIALAWAKGIGSTRVGVIETTFREETETDLFGEQAVLCGGLTSLITAGFETLVSSGYSPEMAYFECLHEMKLIVDLIYESGISGMRFSISETAKWGDLTVGPKIIDGHVRESMKKVLEDIQNGQFAQQWIEEVKAGKPNYKKLLEEGAAHQIEKVGAEIRALFPWLKKRNLQGVQAAYESC